A genomic stretch from Enterobacter pseudoroggenkampii includes:
- the trmA gene encoding tRNA (uridine(54)-C5)-methyltransferase TrmA → MTPEHLPTEQYDAQLAEKVVRLQSMMTPFNAPVPEVFRSPVSHYRMRAEFRIWHDGDDLYHIIFDQQTKSRIRVDSFPAASELINQLMTLIMDGVRNNPVLRNKLFQIDYLTTQSNQAIVSLLYHKALNDEWREQAEALRDALRAQNINVHLIGRATKTKIMLDQDYIDERLPVAGREMVYRQVENSFTQPNAAMNVQMLEWALKATEGSTGDLLELYCGNGNFSLALARNFDRVLATEIAKPSVAAAQYNIAANHIDNVQIIRMAAEEFTQAMNGVRQFNRLEGIDLKSYQCETIFVDPPRSGLDSETEKMVQAYPRILYISCNPETLCKNLETLGQTHNIERLALFDQFPYTHHMECGVLLTAK, encoded by the coding sequence ATGACCCCAGAACACCTCCCGACAGAACAGTACGACGCGCAGCTGGCAGAGAAAGTTGTCCGCCTGCAAAGTATGATGACGCCTTTCAACGCGCCCGTTCCCGAGGTGTTCCGCTCTCCTGTCAGCCACTACCGCATGCGCGCCGAGTTCCGCATCTGGCACGACGGTGACGACCTGTACCACATCATTTTCGATCAGCAGACAAAATCCCGTATCCGCGTGGACAGCTTTCCGGCGGCGAGCGAGCTCATTAACCAGTTAATGACGCTGATAATGGACGGTGTGCGTAACAATCCGGTACTGCGTAACAAGCTTTTCCAGATTGACTACCTGACCACGCAAAGCAATCAGGCGATTGTCTCTCTGCTGTATCACAAAGCGCTTAACGACGAGTGGCGCGAGCAGGCGGAAGCGCTACGCGATGCGCTGCGTGCGCAGAACATCAACGTTCACCTGATTGGCCGCGCGACCAAAACCAAAATCATGCTGGATCAGGACTACATCGACGAGCGCCTGCCGGTAGCGGGTAGAGAGATGGTTTACCGTCAGGTCGAGAACAGCTTCACCCAGCCGAACGCCGCGATGAACGTGCAGATGCTGGAGTGGGCGCTGAAGGCGACGGAAGGGTCAACGGGCGATCTGCTTGAGCTCTACTGCGGTAACGGCAACTTCTCGCTGGCGCTGGCGCGTAACTTCGATCGCGTGCTGGCAACGGAAATCGCCAAGCCGTCGGTGGCCGCCGCGCAGTACAACATTGCCGCTAACCATATCGACAACGTGCAGATCATTCGCATGGCCGCTGAAGAGTTTACCCAGGCCATGAACGGCGTTCGCCAGTTTAACCGCCTGGAAGGGATCGATCTGAAGAGCTACCAGTGTGAGACGATTTTTGTCGACCCGCCGCGCAGTGGCCTGGACAGCGAAACAGAGAAGATGGTGCAGGCGTACCCGCGTATTTTGTACATCTCCTGTAACCCGGAGACGCTGTGCAAGAATCTCGAAACATTAGGCCAGACGCACAATATTGAACGTCTGGCGCTGTTCGATCAGTTCCCGTATACGCACCATATGGAGTGCGGTGTACTGCTCACGGCGAAGTAA
- a CDS encoding YijD family membrane protein: MKQSGQDKGTLLLALIAGLSINGTFAAIFSSIVPFSIFPLIALVLTVYCLHQRYLNRTMPVGLPGLAAACFILGVLLYSTVVRAEYPDIGSNFFPAVLSVALVFWIGSRMRSRKSQLPE; the protein is encoded by the coding sequence ATGAAACAGTCAGGTCAGGATAAAGGGACGCTGTTGCTGGCATTGATCGCTGGCTTATCCATTAATGGTACGTTTGCCGCTATTTTTAGCTCAATCGTGCCGTTTTCGATTTTCCCGCTTATTGCGCTGGTGCTGACGGTGTACTGCCTGCATCAACGTTACCTGAACCGCACCATGCCGGTGGGGTTACCGGGGCTGGCCGCCGCCTGCTTTATTCTGGGCGTATTGCTGTACAGCACCGTGGTTCGCGCGGAATATCCGGATATCGGCTCTAACTTCTTCCCTGCGGTACTGTCTGTGGCGCTGGTGTTCTGGATTGGCTCGCGCATGCGTAGCCGTAAGAGCCAGTTACCAGAGTAA
- the fabR gene encoding HTH-type transcriptional repressor FabR, with the protein MMGVRAQQKEKTRRSLVEAAFSQLSAERSFASLSLREVAREAGIAPTSFYRHFRDVDELGLTMVDESGLMLRQLMRQARQRIAKGGSVIRTSVSTFMEFIGNNPNAFRLLLRERSGTSAAFRAAVAREIQHFIAELADYLELENHMPRAFTEAQAEAMVTIVFSAGAEALDVSIEQRKQLEERLVLQLRMISKGAYYWYRREQEKLAHQTEE; encoded by the coding sequence GTGATGGGCGTAAGAGCACAACAAAAAGAGAAAACCCGGCGTTCGCTGGTGGAAGCCGCATTCAGTCAACTGAGTGCCGAGCGGAGTTTTGCCAGTTTGAGCCTGCGCGAAGTCGCACGCGAGGCCGGGATTGCGCCAACGTCCTTCTATCGTCACTTCCGTGATGTGGATGAACTGGGCCTGACCATGGTCGACGAGAGCGGCCTGATGCTGCGTCAGCTGATGCGCCAGGCGCGTCAGCGTATCGCCAAAGGGGGCAGCGTGATCCGCACCTCCGTATCGACCTTTATGGAATTTATCGGCAACAATCCCAACGCGTTTCGTCTGCTTCTGCGCGAGCGTTCGGGCACATCGGCAGCGTTTCGTGCCGCCGTCGCGCGCGAAATTCAGCACTTCATCGCGGAACTTGCCGACTATCTTGAACTCGAAAACCATATGCCGCGTGCGTTTACTGAAGCACAGGCCGAGGCGATGGTGACGATTGTATTCAGCGCGGGTGCCGAAGCGCTGGACGTCAGCATTGAACAACGCAAGCAGCTCGAAGAGCGACTGGTATTACAGCTCAGGATGATCTCCAAAGGCGCGTACTACTGGTATCGCCGTGAACAAGAGAAACTGGCACATCAAACCGAAGAGTGA